Genomic segment of Fervidobacterium gondwanense DSM 13020:
TAACCCGGATTCCTTTAAGCGCAACGGGTTGACTTACAATTGTATTTTCCGCTACTGTTAAGACTAATGTTTTTGCTGGGATATCCTTATCCTCTTCAATAACTGACAAGTCAATCACTTTGAAAAACACATACTTTGAAAGGTTTTGGAAAAAGCCCTGGAGTGTGCTCAAAGTAGGTACGTAATTCTTTCCGCTATCGAAAATTTTTAAGAACCAATTTTTGTTTTCGTAATCTATATACTTCGGTAGTGAGAGCGATGGTTTTATCTTTTCAAATTCATCGTTGAAAGCTTTGTTGTCACTTAGAATCTCAAATTCTAAATTGTAAAGTGCGTATTCAGTGACTTTGAAGTTGACGACATTATCCTCGCCCAAGTTACCAGAAACGTATACGAATGCAAAACTCTTATCTTGCGTTCGTGGAGTTGCAACGGTATATCCGTTGTCAGAATACATTTTGGCTATGTTATCGATACTTTCCCAGAACTTTGGAAAACTAAACGCTTTACCTTCTTTCAACGTTACTGAAGCTTGGATTGTTTCTTTAGATATGATCCCATGCCCGCTGATTTCTATGTTTATCTTTGATACGGGAGCGTTTTCCGTTACTTTGATAAAGAGTATCTTTTCGTTTGCTTCAGAGTCTTTTAGCTCGTATGTTATTTCATCAAAATATCCTGTACCGTCGAGTTCTGATATGATGTCCTCAATTGCGTAGTTGTTGATATCTTTTCCTAAGTACTGCTTATAGAAAGGTTCTAACTCGGTTTTTGGGACGGTCTTCAAACCGTCAAACTGTACATCTTTGAGTACAAACCCAAAAGAAAGTGTTAGAAACAGGCTAAAAAGTATTACCAAAAGTGCTCTCAGTCTCATCACGTTTTCCTCCTTTTTATTATCACGATGTTACCTTTTATCTCAGATTTGACTCTCCATTTCTTTCAAAAGCTCTTCCAAAAGAGTTATTTTCTCAGGTGTGTCAAGGTGACCAAGATATTCTTTGATAGTCTTAGAAGCAATTTCATAGCATTCACCATCATAACACCTTTCAATTTGCCAGTTTATATTTTGATTAAGAAGCAGCACAAGAAATGTATCGGTAAGATTTCCAACAGGTTGGCAATCTATATGGCTTTTGTAAAATAATGCTTCTGTCTTTGTCCCTTTACCTAATTCTGAATCTATCTTCACGTACCCGCCAGTCGCCTCTGTTGCCTGTTTCAGAAATGGGAGGCCCAGTCCCACTCTACGTATTTCTTTCTTGCGCGTTGTGACAAACGGGTCGAATATTTTTTCAAGTATATCTGGTCTTATCCCGCCCGCATCGTCTTCCACAGAGAAGAAGAACGTATCGACAGTCTCAATAATCTTAATGTATACATTTTTTGCACCTGCGTTAACGGAGTTTTCCGCAATATCGTGTATGTGATCTGCTATGGTTATCAATCCCAAATTGTCTTAAACCTCCCTTCAATCAAAGTCTCTATCACATCATTTGCTGAAGAGATTTCTCCTTCGATATACAACTTTCTTGAGCCTATTTCATCCGGTAAGTGGGCATCAGACGATGTCAGCACAATGTATCCTTCCGCTTTCAGCTTAGCCCAAGTTTCTTTCCTTTTCACCTCAACGTATCTTGTACCGCTTGGAAGAAAGCCAAGTTGCTGAATTGCTCCAAACCTTCTGTCAACATGTGCAAAGACAGGTAAACCACTATTATCCTTAATCAATCCAATTGTATCATCAATTGTTAGATTTGTCGGAAAGCCGAGATAGTAATCGACTATCTCAACAAACGCCTCATTTTCGTTAATTACAATCTGGTATCCGTATTTTTCTGGATCATACGGCAATTTGTCAGCGTTTTCTTCTACAAGTTTTGAGAAATTCATTAAGTTTTCTATATTCGGAAAATAGCCAAGTATGTGAACGTCTTCGATAGTGTGCACTTCTATGCCCGGCACGACTATTTTATCTTTGCATAATAAAACAAATGCCGCAACATTCTGTGCGGTATTATGGTCTGTTATCGATATTATATCCAAATCATTGTTGCACACAGCAGATGGTACCATTGTTAAATCTCCACAAGGCGAAAGGCAAGAGTGGATATGAAGGTCAGCCTTGTATATCATTCTATCTAATACCCAACGAATAGATCTTTCCGGCGGTTATATATGAAGTCTCGTTTGAGATATACAAGTTAATCTTTTCTTCTTTCGCTTTTTCTATTACCTCTTCACTGAATTCGATCCCTTCACACAGTACTATAGCTTTAACACCGGTGAGCGCGGCAACTGCAACAATATTAAGATGATTTTGAACAGTTAGCCATACTGAATTAGCCTGAGCCGAGCGCATAACAATGCTTAAAAGATCTCCAACATAGCCGTGTTCGATTTCATAATCTTCGCAAAATAGTACCTCTTTTAGTCCGATCTGTCTCGCGAGCTCTTTAATTTTCATTCTTCCTATCCCCCTTAAATA
This window contains:
- a CDS encoding ATP-binding protein, with amino-acid sequence MGLITIADHIHDIAENSVNAGAKNVYIKIIETVDTFFFSVEDDAGGIRPDILEKIFDPFVTTRKKEIRRVGLGLPFLKQATEATGGYVKIDSELGKGTKTEALFYKSHIDCQPVGNLTDTFLVLLLNQNINWQIERCYDGECYEIASKTIKEYLGHLDTPEKITLLEELLKEMESQI
- a CDS encoding PHP-associated domain-containing protein, whose product is MVPSAVCNNDLDIISITDHNTAQNVAAFVLLCKDKIVVPGIEVHTIEDVHILGYFPNIENLMNFSKLVEENADKLPYDPEKYGYQIVINENEAFVEIVDYYLGFPTNLTIDDTIGLIKDNSGLPVFAHVDRRFGAIQQLGFLPSGTRYVEVKRKETWAKLKAEGYIVLTSSDAHLPDEIGSRKLYIEGEISSANDVIETLIEGRFKTIWD
- a CDS encoding iron-sulfur binding hydrogenase, which encodes MKIKELARQIGLKEVLFCEDYEIEHGYVGDLLSIVMRSAQANSVWLTVQNHLNIVAVAALTGVKAIVLCEGIEFSEEVIEKAKEEKINLYISNETSYITAGKIYSLGIR